The Terriglobus tenax genome contains a region encoding:
- a CDS encoding Dabb family protein, giving the protein MKTSRRRLLQHAGIATAAAALPLTAMAETAKFFHVFAFQWKPQATAADKQRAAKDTLAFKGVIPGLLAVNVGDNISPKGKGYTYAGVMQFADEASYKAYPTHPAHQALLKWLVPLIDPIEFDFHA; this is encoded by the coding sequence ATGAAGACATCTCGACGCAGACTGTTGCAGCACGCGGGAATTGCTACCGCGGCTGCGGCTTTGCCTTTAACAGCGATGGCAGAGACGGCGAAGTTCTTTCACGTTTTTGCCTTCCAGTGGAAGCCGCAGGCGACCGCTGCGGACAAGCAGCGCGCGGCGAAAGATACGCTTGCCTTCAAGGGCGTGATTCCCGGCCTTCTTGCAGTCAATGTGGGTGACAACATCTCGCCCAAAGGCAAGGGCTATACCTATGCCGGCGTGATGCAGTTTGCCGACGAGGCATCTTACAAGGCCTATCCCACGCACCCGGCGCACCAGGCGCTGCTGAAGTGGCTTGTGCCGCTGATTGACCCGATTGAGTTTGATTTTCACGCTTAG